In the genome of Tetrapisispora phaffii CBS 4417 chromosome 14, complete genome, one region contains:
- the FUN12 gene encoding translation initiation factor eIF5B (similar to Saccharomyces cerevisiae FUN12 (YAL035W); ancestral locus Anc_7.50), giving the protein MAKKGKKNQDNYWDEDFEEDQSQQGEEFGTPAAADAGTDIGAGASAADAGAEAVEADFMSTLKKSKKKQDKKQEDDVRSSGAPVLKSKKEKEKEKKEAEKQRKKEEAAKKKQQQQANKQKNKELNKQIQEKIQAEKKSASEEKSSAGKAPASSGKKVKKVPAGLAALKKQLELKKQFEEEQRLLEEEEERLLKEEEERLANERKEREGAQAAKKEKERLKREKLKAEGKLLTKKQKEEKKLVERRKAALLAAGNIKVAGLSKLENEDDSEESKKPKKIVYGKKKKRSTATDKSAGADAEQKDEDAPKTAGAVKDGEEEVLIDDWENLALDEDEGEEQNEEQVEEAEEDEEVEESSIIPEEDVVEAEIASAAVKGTESASASNPNKKELRSPICVIMGHVDTGKTKLLDKIRQTNVQGGEAGGITQQIGATYFPIDAIKTKTKTMAEFEKQTFDVPGLLVIDTPGHESFTNLRSRGSSLCNIAILVIDIMHGLEQQTIESIKLLRDRKAPFIVALNKIDRLYDWSPTPNNAFRASFDKQTRAVKEEFETRLNNIKIELAEQGLNSELYYDNKNMSKYVSIVPTSAVTGEGIPDLLWLLLELTQKRMSKQLMYLSHVAATVLEVKVVEGFGTTIDVILSNGYLREGDRIVLCGMNGPIVTNIRALLTPQPLRELRLKSEYVHHKEVKAALGVKIAANDLDKAVAGSRLLVVGPDDDEEEMMDEVMDDLTGLLDSVDTSGKGVTVQASTLGSLEALLDFLKDMKIPVMSIGLGPVFKRDVMKAGTMLERAPEFAIMLCFDVKIDREAEDYAEKEGIKLFNADIIYHLFDAFTAYQEKLLEDRRKNFLDFAIYPCVMHTLQIINKRGPMIIGVDVVDGTLKLGTPICAVRTDPVTKEKMVLLLGKVVSLEINHQAVNEVTRATTAAGVAVRLEDPSGQQPIWGRHVDESDTLYAMLSRRSIDTLKDKAFRDQVSKADWMLIKKLKPVFGIE; this is encoded by the coding sequence ATGGCTAAAAAGGGCAAGAAGAATCAGGACAATTACTGGGACGAGGACTTCGAGGAAGACCAATCCCAACAGGGTGAAGAATTTGGCACGCCGGCTGCTGCTGATGCTGGTACTGACATTGGTGCCGGGGCCAGTGCTGCAGATGCGGGTGCCGAAGCCGTTGAGGCTGACTTCATGTCCACTTTGAAGAAATCTAAGAAGAAACAGGACAAGAAGCAAGAGGACGATGTCAGAAGCTCTGGAGCCCCAGTCTTGAAATCTAAGAAGGAGAAGGAAAAGGAGAAGAAAGAGGCTGAAAAGCAGAGGAAGAAGGAGGAGGCTGCGAAGAAGAAGCAACAGCAGCAAGCTAAtaagcaaaaaaataaagagcTGAATAAGCAGATCCAAGAGAAGATCCAAGCCGAGAAGAAGAGTGCTTCCGAGGAGAAGAGCTCCGCTGGCAAGGCTCCCGCATCCAGTGGCAAGAAGGTCAAGAAGGTTCCAGCCGGTTTGGCTGCTTTGAAGAAGCAATTGGAATTGAAGAAGCAATTTGAAGAGGAACAAAGACTAttggaagaagaagaagagagACTGTTgaaggaagaagaagagagATTAGCtaatgaaagaaaagaaagagaagGAGCCCAAGCTGCCAAGAAGGAGAAGGAGAGATTGAAGCGTGAGAAGTTGAAGGCGGAAGGGAAACTACTGACtaagaaacaaaaagaagagaagaaattgGTCGAAAGAAGAAAAGCTGCGTTGTTGGCTGCCGGCAACATTAAAGTTGCTGGTTTATCCAAACTAGAAAACGAGGATGATTCTGAAGAAAGTAAGAAGCCAAAGAAGATCGTCTACGgcaagaagaagaagagatcTACTGCAACTGACAAATCTGCCGGTGCTGATGCTGAGCAAAAGGATGAGGATGCTCCTAAGACTGCTGGGGCCGTCAAGGATggtgaagaagaagttttGATCGACGATTGGGAAAACCTAGCTTTGGATGAAGACGAAGGTGAAGAACAAAATGAAGAACAAGTTGAAGAAGCTGAAGAAGATGAGGAAGTTGAAGAATCTTCCATTATTCCAGAAGAAGACGTTGTCGAAGCTGAAATTGCTTCCGCAGCCGTCAAAGGCACTGAAAGTGCTTCAGCATCTAACCCAAATAAGAAAGAGTTGCGTTCTCCAATTTGTGTTATCATGGGTCATGTTGATACAGGTAAGACTAAGTTATTAGATAAAATTAGACAAACTAACGTCCAAGGTGGTGAAGCTGGTGGTATTACTCAACAAATTGGTGCCACTTACTTCCCAATTGATGCtattaaaactaaaacTAAAACCATGGCTGAATTTGAGAAACAAACTTTCGATGTTCCAGGTCTATTAGTTATCGATACCCCAGGTCACGAATCTTTCACCAACTTACGTTCCAGAGGTTCTTCCTTGTGTAATATCGCTATTTTAGTTATAGATATCATGCATGGTTTAGAACAACAAACCATCGAATCTATTAAACTGTTAAGAGACAGAAAAGCTCCATTTATTGTTGCATTAAATAAGATCGATAGATTATACGACTGGTCCCCAACCCCAAACAATGCTTTCAGAGCTTCTTTCGACAAACAAACCAGAGCTgttaaagaagaatttgaaactaGATTGAACAACATCAAGATTGAACTAGCCGAACAAGGTTTGAATTCTGAATTATACTATGACAACAAAAATATGTCCAAGTATGTTTCTATTGTTCCAACTTCTGCTGTCACCGGTGAAGGTATTCCAGATTTATTATggttattattagaattaaCACAAAAGAGGATGTCCAAGCAGTTGATGTACTTATCTCACGTTGCAGCTACTGTCTTGGAAGTTAAAGTTGTTGAAGGTTTCGGTACAACTATTGATGTTATCTTATCTAACGGTTACCTAAGAGAAGGTGATCGTATTGTGTTATGTGGTATGAATGGTCCGATTGTTACAAACATCAGAGCTTTGTTAACTCCACAACCACTGCGTGAATTACGTCTAAAATCTGAATATGTTCATCACAAGGAAGTTAAGGCAGCCCTGGGTGTTAAGATTGCTGCCAATGATCTAGATAAAGCTGTCGCTGGTTCTAGATTATTAGTTGTCGGTccagatgatgatgaagaagaaatgatGGACGAAGTTATGGATGACTTAACTGGTTTACTAGATTCCGTCGACACATCAGGTAAGGGTGTCACTGTTCAAGCTTCCACTTTAGGTTCTTTGGAAGCTTTACTAGATTTCTTAAAGGATATGAAGATTCCTGTTATGTCTATTGGTCTAGGTCCAGTTTTCAAGCGTGATGTCATGAAAGCAGGTACCATGTTAGAAAGAGCTCCAGAATTTGCTATCATGTTATGTTTCGATGTTAAAATTGATAGAGAAGCTGAAGATTACGCAGAAAAAGAAGGTATCAAGCTATTTAATGCCGATATTATCTATCATTTGTTTGATGCGTTCACTGCTTatcaagaaaaattattagaagatCGTCGTAAGAATTTCTTAGACTTCGCTATTTACCCATGTGTTATGCACACTTTacaaattattaacaaGCGTGGTCCAATGATTATCGGTGTAGATGTTGTCGATGGTACTCTAAAACTAGGTACTCCAATCTGTGCAGTAAGAACTGACCCTGTTACAAAGGAAAAGATGGTGTTATTATTAGGTAAAGTTGTTTCTTTAGAAATCAACCATCAAGCTGTTAACGAAGTCACCAGAGCCACCACAGCTGCCGGTGTTGCTGTCCGTTTAGAAGACCCATCTGGTCAACAACCAATCTGGGGTCGTCATGTTGATGAATCTGATACTCTATACGCCATGTTATCTAGAAGATCTATCGACACCTTAAAGGACAAGGCCTTCAGAGATCAAGTCTCAAAGGCTGACTGGATGTTAATCAAAAAGTTAAAGCCAGTATTCGGCATTGAATAA